A stretch of Cupriavidus necator DNA encodes these proteins:
- a CDS encoding peptidylprolyl isomerase, whose amino-acid sequence MKTTVLSFSLAAVLAAGSLPAIAQNAAVVNGKAISSAKLDKLIAGTGQPDNPELRSRARNMLIDRELLVQEANKRGLTQRDDVQEQLEQARLNVLAGAVFEDYVKTHGASDAELRKQYDKIKSQFGNGKEYHARHILVEKEADAKAIIAKIKGGAKFEDMAKASSKDPGSAANGGDLDWANSSSYVPEFSAAMTGLKKGQLTDTPVKTQFGWHIIELVDVRDAKIPSFEEVKPQLTQMLMGDQNWQREQFQAMMKSLKDKAKIQ is encoded by the coding sequence ATGAAGACCACCGTCCTCTCGTTCAGCCTGGCGGCTGTGCTTGCTGCCGGCAGCCTGCCGGCCATCGCCCAGAATGCCGCCGTCGTGAATGGCAAGGCCATTTCATCGGCAAAGCTGGACAAGTTGATCGCCGGCACCGGCCAGCCCGACAACCCGGAGCTGCGCTCGCGCGCGCGCAACATGCTGATCGACCGCGAACTGCTCGTGCAGGAAGCCAACAAGCGCGGCCTGACCCAGCGCGACGACGTGCAGGAACAACTGGAACAGGCCCGCCTGAACGTGCTGGCCGGCGCAGTGTTCGAAGACTACGTTAAGACCCACGGCGCCAGCGACGCCGAGCTGCGCAAGCAGTACGACAAGATCAAGTCGCAGTTCGGCAACGGCAAGGAATACCACGCCCGCCATATCCTGGTGGAAAAGGAAGCCGACGCCAAGGCGATCATCGCCAAGATCAAGGGCGGCGCCAAGTTCGAGGACATGGCCAAGGCCTCGTCCAAGGACCCGGGCTCGGCCGCCAACGGCGGCGACCTGGACTGGGCCAACAGCAGCAGCTACGTCCCTGAGTTCTCGGCTGCCATGACCGGCCTGAAAAAGGGCCAGCTGACCGATACCCCGGTCAAGACCCAGTTCGGCTGGCATATCATCGAACTGGTCGACGTGCGCGACGCCAAGATCCCGTCGTTCGAAGAGGTCAAACCGCAGCTCACGCAGATGCTGATGGGGGACCAGAACTGGCAGCGCGAGCAGTTCCAGGCCATGATGAAGTCACTCAAGGACAAGGCCAAGATCCAGTAA
- a CDS encoding BolA family protein, with amino-acid sequence MAADPATIEAMLREALAPSHLAVRDDSALHAGHAGAASGGGHYDVTIVSERFTGHSRVARHRMVYDALRGLFPAQIHALAVTAFTDQEYQSRASSRDSSSNSQT; translated from the coding sequence ATGGCAGCCGATCCCGCCACTATCGAGGCGATGCTGCGCGAAGCGCTCGCCCCCAGCCACCTGGCCGTGCGCGACGACAGCGCGCTGCACGCCGGACATGCCGGCGCCGCATCCGGCGGCGGACATTACGACGTGACAATCGTCAGCGAGCGCTTTACGGGTCACAGCCGGGTTGCGCGACACCGCATGGTGTATGATGCGCTGCGCGGTCTGTTCCCCGCGCAGATCCACGCACTTGCCGTGACTGCGTTCACCGACCAAGAGTACCAATCCCGCGCATCATCACGCGATTCTTCCAGCAACTCTCAGACCTGA
- a CDS encoding branched-chain amino acid ABC transporter permease: protein MEFFVISLLNGISYGLLLFMLSSGLTLIFSMMGVLNFAHASFYMLGAYFAYTIASKVGFWPALIFAPLLVAGAGALVERFGLRTVHKYGHVAELLFTFGLAYLMEEGVKLVWGLAAVPYRIPAELDGPLFTVFTSSFPKYRAFMMLVSLGMLVAIYLVLTRTRIGLVIQAALTHPEMVEALGHNVPRVFMMVFGGGAALAGLAGVIGGNAFVTEPSMAAAVGSIVFVVAVVGGMGSLVGAFIASILIGVLQTFAVTIDASLAGLMTSLGLAVSEATPFYSLWKLTVAQVAPVLPYLLLVVMLIFRPRGLMGTRES from the coding sequence GTGGAATTCTTCGTCATCTCACTGCTGAACGGCATCAGCTACGGGCTGCTGCTGTTCATGCTGTCATCGGGCCTTACGCTGATCTTCAGCATGATGGGCGTGCTCAACTTTGCCCATGCCAGCTTCTACATGCTGGGCGCCTACTTCGCCTACACCATCGCCAGCAAGGTCGGGTTCTGGCCGGCGCTGATCTTCGCGCCGCTGCTGGTGGCCGGCGCGGGCGCGCTGGTGGAGCGCTTCGGCCTGCGCACGGTGCACAAGTACGGCCACGTGGCCGAGCTGCTGTTCACCTTCGGCCTGGCCTACCTGATGGAAGAGGGCGTCAAGCTGGTGTGGGGCCTGGCGGCGGTGCCGTACCGGATCCCCGCGGAGCTGGACGGGCCGCTGTTCACGGTGTTCACCTCGTCCTTCCCCAAGTACCGCGCCTTCATGATGCTGGTGTCGCTGGGCATGCTGGTGGCGATCTACCTGGTGCTGACGCGTACCCGCATCGGGCTGGTGATCCAGGCCGCGCTGACGCACCCGGAAATGGTCGAGGCGCTGGGCCACAACGTGCCGCGCGTGTTCATGATGGTGTTTGGCGGCGGCGCCGCGCTGGCCGGGCTGGCGGGAGTGATCGGCGGCAATGCCTTTGTCACCGAGCCATCGATGGCCGCGGCGGTCGGGTCGATCGTGTTCGTGGTGGCGGTGGTGGGCGGCATGGGATCGCTGGTGGGCGCCTTCATTGCGTCGATCCTGATCGGCGTGCTGCAGACCTTCGCGGTCACCATCGACGCCTCGCTGGCGGGCCTGATGACCAGCCTGGGGCTGGCGGTCAGCGAGGCCACGCCGTTCTATTCCTTGTGGAAGCTCACGGTCGCCCAGGTGGCGCCGGTGCTGCCGTACCTGCTGCTGGTGGTGATGCTGATCTTCCGCCCGCGTGGACTGATGGGAACCCGGGAGAGCTGA
- a CDS encoding protein adenylyltransferase SelO, whose translation MPDTPQSQAPQPSDAATPATLSAPWRTAPGFAELGAQFFTRLRPTPLPAPYLVGVAPAAAALLGWDAGIGSQQDFIETFIGNQVPDWADPLATVYSGHQFGVWAGQLGDGRAIRLAQAETATGPWEIQLKGAGLTPYSRMADGRAVLRSSIREYLCSEAMAALGVPTTRALSIMGSDAPVRRETIETSAVVTRLSPTFIRFGHFEHFAAHDDVAALRKLADFVIDNFMPACRDDAQPYQALLREVSLRTADLIAHWQAVGFCHGVMNTDNMSILGLTIDYGPFGFLDAFDANHICNHSDTQGRYAYSQQPQVAFWNLHCLAQALLPLWLPPEDADQEGARDAAVAAARAALDPFRDRYAAAFFRHYRAKLGLRPPAGGDDKSDEPLLTSLFQLLHGQRVDYTLFWRKLCGISSTDASRDAPVRDLFLDRAAFDAWVADYRVRLRAEQSHDAARELEMLAVNPKYVLRNHLAETAIRHAREKDFTEVDRLLAVLSRPFDEQPEAEHYAALPPDWASGLEVSCSS comes from the coding sequence ATGCCAGACACGCCCCAGTCACAAGCTCCGCAGCCCTCCGACGCAGCCACGCCGGCAACGCTGTCCGCGCCCTGGCGCACCGCGCCCGGCTTTGCCGAACTCGGCGCGCAGTTCTTCACGCGGCTGCGCCCGACGCCGCTGCCAGCGCCCTACCTGGTGGGGGTGGCGCCGGCCGCTGCGGCCCTGCTCGGCTGGGATGCCGGCATCGGCAGCCAGCAGGACTTCATCGAGACCTTTATCGGCAACCAGGTGCCGGACTGGGCCGACCCGCTCGCCACGGTCTATTCCGGGCACCAGTTCGGGGTCTGGGCTGGCCAGCTCGGCGACGGCCGCGCCATCCGCCTGGCGCAGGCCGAGACCGCCACCGGCCCGTGGGAAATCCAGCTCAAGGGCGCGGGCCTGACGCCCTACTCGCGCATGGCCGATGGCCGCGCGGTGCTGCGCTCGTCGATCCGCGAGTACCTCTGCTCCGAAGCCATGGCCGCACTGGGCGTGCCGACCACGCGCGCGCTGTCTATCATGGGCTCGGACGCGCCGGTGCGGCGCGAGACCATCGAAACCTCCGCGGTGGTGACCAGGCTGTCGCCGACCTTTATCCGCTTCGGGCACTTCGAGCATTTCGCCGCGCACGACGACGTCGCCGCGCTGCGCAAGCTGGCGGATTTCGTCATCGACAACTTCATGCCCGCGTGCCGCGACGACGCCCAGCCCTACCAGGCGCTGCTGCGCGAGGTCTCGCTGCGCACCGCCGACCTGATCGCGCACTGGCAGGCGGTGGGCTTCTGCCACGGCGTGATGAACACCGACAATATGTCGATCCTGGGCCTGACCATCGACTACGGCCCATTTGGCTTCCTCGACGCGTTCGACGCCAACCATATCTGCAACCACTCCGACACGCAGGGCCGCTACGCCTACAGCCAGCAGCCGCAGGTGGCATTCTGGAACCTGCACTGCCTGGCGCAGGCGCTGCTGCCGCTGTGGCTGCCGCCAGAGGATGCCGACCAGGAAGGCGCGCGCGACGCTGCCGTGGCAGCCGCGCGCGCGGCGCTTGACCCGTTCCGCGACCGCTATGCCGCGGCATTCTTCCGCCACTACCGCGCCAAGCTGGGCCTGCGCCCGCCCGCCGGCGGCGATGACAAGAGCGATGAGCCGCTGCTGACCAGCCTGTTCCAGCTGCTGCACGGCCAGCGCGTGGACTACACGCTGTTCTGGCGCAAGCTGTGCGGCATTTCGTCCACCGATGCCTCGCGCGACGCGCCGGTGCGCGACCTGTTCCTGGACCGCGCCGCCTTCGACGCATGGGTGGCCGACTATCGCGTGCGCCTGCGCGCCGAGCAGTCGCACGATGCCGCGCGCGAACTGGAAATGCTGGCAGTCAACCCCAAGTACGTGCTGCGCAACCACCTGGCCGAAACCGCGATCCGGCACGCACGCGAGAAGGACTTCACCGAAGTGGACCGCCTGCTGGCAGTGCTGTCGCGCCCCTTCGACGAGCAGCCGGAAGCAGAGCACTACGCGGCGCTGCCGCCGGACTGGGCCTCCGGCCTGGAAGTCAGTTGCTCGTCGTGA
- a CDS encoding branched-chain amino acid ABC transporter substrate-binding protein, whose amino-acid sequence MTKMRPLVAGVAVFAALGSALVSGTALADTVKIAFIDPLSGLMAPVGQNQLKSWQYVADIANQKNWAGAHKFEVVGFDNKLSPQESLTILKQAVDQGIRYIVQGNGSSVGLALQDAVAKHNERNPGKEIVYLNYAAVDPDMTNSKCNFWHFRLDANSDMKMEALTTFLAKDPNVKKVYLINQNYSFGHQVARAAKDYLKRKRPDIQIVGEDLHPLAQVKDFAPYAAKIKASGADTVITGNWGSDLALLIKAGKDAGLTTNYYTYYAGTTGVPTAMGATGAEHVKYVGYYNPNNKGFKGADVIEGFKKKYNDDFYVMASYTGIAMLSKAFKDTGSTDPIKVAKALEGIKVDSMNGTVEMRNSDHQAQQPLVVATWTKVDGKEIKYDQENTGYGWKTNALMDQYVSAQPTSCQMKRPG is encoded by the coding sequence ATGACCAAAATGCGTCCGCTGGTGGCCGGTGTGGCCGTGTTTGCCGCACTGGGTTCTGCGCTGGTTTCAGGTACCGCACTCGCGGATACGGTGAAGATTGCCTTCATTGACCCGCTATCGGGGCTGATGGCTCCCGTTGGGCAGAACCAGCTCAAGAGCTGGCAGTATGTCGCCGACATCGCCAACCAGAAGAACTGGGCCGGCGCGCACAAGTTCGAGGTGGTGGGTTTCGACAACAAGCTGTCGCCGCAGGAAAGCCTGACCATCCTCAAGCAGGCGGTCGACCAGGGCATCCGCTATATCGTGCAGGGCAACGGCTCGTCGGTCGGGCTGGCGCTGCAGGACGCGGTGGCCAAGCACAACGAGCGCAATCCGGGCAAGGAAATCGTCTACCTGAACTACGCCGCGGTGGACCCGGACATGACCAATTCCAAATGCAACTTCTGGCATTTCCGGCTCGACGCCAACTCGGACATGAAGATGGAGGCGCTGACCACCTTCCTGGCCAAGGACCCGAACGTCAAGAAGGTCTACCTGATCAACCAGAACTACTCGTTCGGCCACCAGGTGGCGCGCGCCGCCAAGGACTACCTGAAGCGCAAGCGCCCGGACATCCAGATCGTCGGTGAAGACCTGCACCCGCTGGCCCAGGTCAAGGACTTTGCCCCGTACGCGGCCAAGATCAAGGCCTCCGGCGCCGATACCGTGATCACCGGCAACTGGGGCAGCGACCTGGCGCTGCTGATCAAGGCGGGCAAGGATGCCGGCCTGACCACCAACTACTACACCTACTACGCCGGCACCACCGGCGTGCCCACGGCGATGGGCGCCACCGGTGCCGAGCACGTCAAGTATGTCGGCTACTACAACCCCAACAACAAGGGGTTCAAGGGGGCTGATGTCATCGAGGGCTTCAAGAAGAAGTACAACGACGACTTCTACGTGATGGCCTCCTACACCGGCATTGCCATGCTGTCCAAGGCCTTCAAGGACACCGGCTCGACCGATCCGATCAAGGTTGCCAAGGCGCTCGAGGGCATCAAGGTCGACAGCATGAACGGCACGGTCGAGATGCGCAACTCGGACCACCAGGCGCAGCAGCCGCTGGTGGTCGCCACCTGGACCAAGGTGGATGGCAAGGAAATCAAGTACGACCAGGAAAACACCGGCTACGGCTGGAAGACCAACGCGCTGATGGACCAGTACGTGTCGGCCCAGCCGACCTCCTGCCAGATGAAGCGGCCCGGCTGA
- the msrB gene encoding peptide-methionine (R)-S-oxide reductase MsrB, with product MTTTKTDAEWREQLSDIEYRVTREAATERPFTGRYWDHWDNGIYHCVGCGTPLFESATKFDAGCGWPSYFRAINGEVIAEHVDHSHGMTRVEVRCKECGSHLGHVFEDGPAPTGLRYCINSAALKFDDRDPAQRAADDAHAAGSDDNPRRDPQR from the coding sequence ATGACCACCACCAAGACCGACGCCGAGTGGCGTGAACAACTCTCCGACATCGAATACCGCGTGACCCGCGAGGCCGCCACCGAGCGCCCGTTCACCGGCCGCTACTGGGACCACTGGGACAACGGCATCTACCACTGCGTGGGCTGCGGCACGCCGCTGTTCGAATCCGCCACCAAGTTCGATGCCGGCTGCGGCTGGCCCAGCTATTTCCGCGCCATCAACGGCGAGGTGATTGCCGAGCACGTCGACCACAGCCACGGCATGACGCGGGTGGAGGTACGCTGCAAGGAATGCGGCAGCCATCTCGGCCATGTCTTCGAGGATGGCCCCGCCCCGACCGGCCTGCGCTATTGCATCAACTCGGCTGCGCTAAAATTCGATGATCGCGACCCGGCACAGCGTGCGGCGGATGATGCCCACGCCGCCGGCAGCGACGACAACCCCCGGCGCGACCCGCAGCGCTGA
- a CDS encoding 3-(methylthio)propionyl-CoA ligase encodes MALMGQMMSAPLLISSIIKHAARYYGSTEIVSRRTEGDLHRYTYRDCELRARKLAQALGALGVKQGERVGTLAWNGYRHLEIYYGVSGMGAVCHTINPRLFPEQIAYIVNHAEDGYVFFDLTFLPLVEGVAPHCPNVRGWVAMTDRAHMPAESKVPLLCYEELVDAQDGDYEWPQFDENLASSLCYTSGTTGNPKGALYSHRSTVLHSYASALPDALGCSASDVILPVVPMFHVNAWGLPYSVPLVGAKLVLPGAKLDGASIYELFEQEKVTFSAGVPTVWLGLLQHVQSNKLKFSSFRRTVIGGSAVPPAMTRAFEALNVEVIHAWGMTEMSPLGTACKLLARHEALSDADRHKIQEKQGRVIFGVDMKIVDGEGKELPWDGKAFGDLMVRGPWVIEQYYRNGISPLADGWFPTGDVATIDADGFMQITDRSKDVIKSGGEWISSIDIENVAAAHPAVHMAACISAYHPKWDERPLLVVVKKPGAEVTREELLQFFDGKVAKWWIPDDVAFVTEIPLTATGKMQKLKLREQFKDYKLPTA; translated from the coding sequence ATGGCATTGATGGGTCAAATGATGAGCGCGCCGCTGCTCATTTCCTCCATCATCAAACACGCCGCGCGTTATTACGGCAGCACCGAGATCGTCTCGCGGCGCACGGAGGGCGACCTGCATCGCTACACGTACCGCGATTGCGAACTGCGCGCCCGCAAGCTGGCGCAGGCGCTCGGCGCACTGGGCGTGAAGCAGGGCGAGCGCGTCGGCACGCTGGCCTGGAACGGCTACCGCCACCTCGAGATCTACTACGGCGTGTCCGGCATGGGCGCCGTCTGCCATACCATCAACCCGCGCCTGTTTCCCGAGCAGATTGCCTATATCGTCAACCATGCGGAGGACGGCTATGTCTTCTTCGACCTGACCTTCCTGCCGCTGGTGGAAGGCGTGGCGCCGCATTGCCCCAACGTCAGGGGCTGGGTGGCGATGACCGACCGCGCGCATATGCCGGCCGAATCCAAGGTGCCGCTGCTGTGCTACGAGGAGCTGGTCGACGCGCAGGACGGCGACTACGAATGGCCGCAGTTCGACGAGAATCTGGCGTCGAGCCTGTGCTACACCTCGGGCACCACCGGCAACCCCAAGGGCGCGCTGTACTCGCACCGCTCGACGGTGCTGCACTCGTACGCGTCGGCACTGCCCGACGCGCTGGGCTGCTCCGCCAGCGACGTGATCCTGCCCGTGGTGCCGATGTTCCACGTCAATGCCTGGGGCCTGCCGTACTCGGTGCCGCTGGTCGGCGCCAAGCTGGTGCTGCCCGGTGCCAAGCTGGACGGGGCGTCGATCTATGAACTGTTCGAGCAGGAGAAGGTGACCTTCTCCGCCGGCGTGCCGACGGTGTGGCTCGGCCTGCTCCAGCACGTGCAGTCGAACAAGCTGAAATTCTCCAGCTTCCGTCGCACCGTGATCGGCGGCTCGGCTGTGCCGCCCGCGATGACCCGTGCGTTCGAGGCGCTGAACGTCGAAGTGATCCATGCCTGGGGCATGACCGAGATGTCACCACTTGGCACGGCGTGCAAGCTGCTAGCCAGGCACGAAGCTCTCTCTGACGCGGATCGCCACAAAATCCAGGAAAAGCAGGGCCGCGTGATCTTCGGTGTGGACATGAAGATTGTCGACGGCGAAGGCAAGGAGCTGCCGTGGGACGGCAAGGCCTTCGGCGACCTGATGGTGCGCGGCCCATGGGTCATCGAGCAGTATTACCGCAATGGCATCAGCCCCCTGGCCGACGGCTGGTTCCCGACCGGCGACGTGGCCACCATCGACGCCGATGGCTTCATGCAGATCACCGACCGCAGCAAGGATGTGATCAAGTCCGGCGGCGAATGGATCTCGTCGATCGATATCGAGAACGTCGCCGCCGCGCACCCCGCGGTGCATATGGCGGCCTGCATCTCGGCCTACCACCCCAAGTGGGATGAACGCCCGCTGCTGGTGGTGGTGAAGAAGCCCGGCGCCGAAGTCACCCGCGAAGAACTGCTGCAGTTCTTCGATGGCAAGGTCGCCAAGTGGTGGATCCCGGACGACGTGGCCTTTGTCACCGAGATCCCGCTGACCGCCACCGGCAAGATGCAGAAGCTCAAGCTGCGCGAGCAGTTCAAGGACTACAAGCTGCCGACTGCCTGA
- a CDS encoding branched-chain amino acid ABC transporter permease, whose protein sequence is MEQAMQQPREPVVTGRTLRYRPLNLARWIIWSLTVLVMLVLPLIFTGGFAITLMSQMGIMIIFALSYNMLLGQTGMLSFGHAVYSGLGAFIAVHVLNMVGAGKVWLPVSMLPLVGGLAGAFFGVIFGYVTTKKSGTTFAMITMGIGEMVFASSLMFPEFFGGEGGISTNRVVGDPFLGITFGPGRQVYYLIAAWCLLSMVAMYAWTQTPLGRIANAVRDNPERVEFIGYNTQRVRYLVLILSAFFAGIAGALGAINFEIVSAENVSAVRSGGVLLAVFIGGAGVFFGPIIGAVVFVLFAVALSDLTKAWLLYLGLFFVLMVMFVPGGLASLLLMQVPLLGKGKLGRMLPSYARAGGAAVVLLLAMILTVELVYKVQVDSANGTTMSLFGVGFDAATWTPWLAAAALWAAGLFAWRLAAARVRSAWDKVQMEIAGGRP, encoded by the coding sequence ATGGAGCAAGCGATGCAACAACCCCGCGAGCCGGTGGTGACCGGCCGCACCCTGCGCTACCGCCCGCTGAACCTGGCGCGCTGGATCATCTGGAGCCTGACCGTGCTGGTCATGCTGGTGCTGCCGCTGATCTTCACCGGGGGCTTCGCCATCACGCTGATGTCGCAGATGGGCATCATGATCATTTTTGCGCTGTCGTACAACATGCTGCTCGGGCAGACCGGCATGCTGTCGTTCGGCCACGCGGTCTACTCCGGCCTGGGCGCGTTTATCGCCGTGCATGTGCTGAACATGGTCGGGGCGGGCAAGGTCTGGCTGCCGGTGTCGATGCTGCCGCTGGTGGGCGGCCTGGCCGGCGCCTTCTTCGGCGTGATCTTCGGCTACGTCACCACCAAGAAGTCCGGCACCACCTTTGCCATGATCACCATGGGCATCGGCGAGATGGTGTTCGCCAGCTCGCTGATGTTTCCGGAGTTCTTCGGCGGCGAGGGTGGCATCTCCACCAACCGCGTGGTCGGCGATCCGTTCCTGGGCATCACCTTCGGGCCCGGGCGCCAGGTCTACTACCTGATCGCGGCGTGGTGCCTGCTGTCGATGGTGGCGATGTACGCCTGGACGCAGACGCCGCTGGGCCGCATCGCCAACGCCGTGCGCGACAACCCCGAGCGGGTCGAGTTCATCGGCTACAACACCCAGCGCGTGCGCTACCTGGTGCTGATCCTGTCGGCATTCTTCGCCGGTATCGCCGGGGCGCTGGGCGCCATCAACTTCGAGATCGTCTCGGCCGAGAACGTCAGCGCGGTGCGCTCCGGCGGCGTGCTGCTGGCGGTGTTCATCGGTGGCGCGGGCGTGTTCTTCGGGCCCATCATCGGCGCGGTGGTGTTCGTGCTGTTCGCGGTGGCGCTGTCGGACCTGACCAAGGCCTGGCTGCTGTACCTGGGCCTGTTCTTCGTGCTGATGGTGATGTTCGTGCCGGGCGGGCTGGCCAGCCTGCTGCTGATGCAGGTGCCGCTGCTGGGCAAGGGCAAGCTGGGCCGCATGCTGCCGTCCTACGCGCGTGCCGGCGGCGCCGCCGTGGTGCTGCTGCTGGCCATGATCCTGACGGTCGAGCTGGTCTACAAGGTGCAGGTCGACAGCGCCAACGGCACCACGATGTCGCTGTTCGGCGTCGGCTTCGATGCCGCAACCTGGACGCCATGGCTGGCGGCGGCCGCGCTGTGGGCGGCTGGCCTGTTCGCGTGGCGGCTGGCGGC
- a CDS encoding septation protein A, with the protein MKFLFDLFPVILFFAAFKLADIYTATAVAIGATVLQIGWVWFRHRKVEPMQWVSLLIIAVFGGATLVLHNETFIKWKPTVLYWMFAVGLLGSVIGWRKNLIRAMMEKQVTLPDPVWARLNAAWAGFFAAMGVLNLYVAYQFSTEAWVNFKLFGSMGLMLVFIVAQSVWLSRHMPENSQD; encoded by the coding sequence ATGAAATTCCTGTTCGACCTGTTCCCGGTCATCCTGTTTTTTGCCGCCTTCAAGCTGGCTGATATCTACACCGCCACCGCCGTGGCCATTGGCGCCACCGTGCTGCAGATCGGCTGGGTCTGGTTCCGCCACCGCAAGGTCGAGCCGATGCAGTGGGTCAGCCTGCTGATCATCGCGGTGTTCGGCGGTGCCACGCTGGTGCTGCACAACGAGACCTTCATCAAGTGGAAGCCGACCGTGCTCTACTGGATGTTCGCGGTGGGGCTGCTGGGCTCGGTGATCGGCTGGCGCAAGAACCTGATCCGCGCCATGATGGAAAAACAGGTGACCCTGCCCGACCCGGTGTGGGCGCGCCTGAACGCCGCCTGGGCCGGCTTCTTTGCCGCCATGGGCGTGCTGAACCTGTACGTGGCCTACCAGTTCTCGACCGAGGCCTGGGTCAACTTCAAGTTGTTCGGCAGCATGGGGCTGATGCTGGTGTTCATCGTCGCCCAGAGTGTCTGGCTGTCGCGCCACATGCCCGAGAACAGCCAGGACTGA